CATTTTTGGCAAATAACGCAGCCAAGTTTCCGCACCGCCTTGCGCCCAACGCGTGCGTTGACGATACAAGCCCTTCAGCGTTTCTGGCATCAAAATCCAACACAGCGCATTGGGTTCATAACGCACATCCCAGTGTGCGAGCTGTAAACGCCAACTGACATCAATGTCTTCCGTAATCATATCTGGGCTCCAATAACCTATACGCTGGAGCGCAGCTTTGCGGAACGCAACAACTACACCGGACACCGTAAAAACTCGCCCATATATGCGTTGCGCACGCTTAATCATGCCAATAATGCAGGAAAACTCGCCCACCTGAATTTTCCCTAACAGCGAAGAGCGATTGCGAATGCGTGGGTTTCCTGTCACTGCACCCACACGCGGCGAATCAATAAAATGCGTCATCAACCAATGCAATGCGTTGCGATCCAACAAGGCATCGCCGTCGATACACACTAAAAATTCGCTGTCTGTCATTAGGGCTGCGGTGTTTAATCCCATCGCTTTGCCTTGGTTGGTTGCCAAGTGTATGACACGCAACTTATCGTGTAATTTAACTTGCTCATCCAAAATTTCGCCTGTGTTATCTGTGCTGCCATCATTGATGGCAATAACATCGTAATTGGGATAATCCAAATTCAGCAGAAAACTCAAAGTTTCTACCACCAAATCGCCTTCGTTGTGACAGGGCAACATCACCGTCACATGCGGATAAAACGGCAAGGGTTTGGGATGTTGCCAA
The DNA window shown above is from Cellvibrionales bacterium and carries:
- the pgaC gene encoding poly-beta-1,6 N-acetyl-D-glucosamine synthase, whose product is MMFERIVDALLAFTFMYPLLMAYLWMFGGIYYRLQWEKHDGDDWQHPKPLPFYPHVTVMLPCHNEGDLVVETLSFLLNLDYPNYDVIAINDGSTDNTGEILDEQVKLHDKLRVIHLATNQGKAMGLNTAALMTDSEFLVCIDGDALLDRNALHWLMTHFIDSPRVGAVTGNPRIRNRSSLLGKIQVGEFSCIIGMIKRAQRIYGRVFTVSGVVVAFRKAALQRIGYWSPDMITEDIDVSWRLQLAHWDVRYEPNALCWILMPETLKGLYRQRTRWAQGGAETWLRYLPKMMHWKKRRFWLVALEYITSVIWSYTLTAIALLWLLGKIVPLPDYLYIKTLLPGWTGVILGFTCLLQFLVSLIIDSRYERGITRNYYWMIWYPLAYWMLNVITTVVGFPKAIFKKKGQRAVWKSPDRGLQSLDN